In a genomic window of Salvelinus fontinalis isolate EN_2023a chromosome 7, ASM2944872v1, whole genome shotgun sequence:
- the zgc:113276 gene encoding uncharacterized protein zgc:113276 has translation MLDVLIIGGGPHALTLATLLSCPDQALSPPPPNTDILQGIQLSQGRAKTSRSKNKRGGATRQQTAEPAEQTTPDPESVSSCPPLAFRVVDSYGAWTSLWESQFRALNIPHLRSHTLVHTDPLNKRALQEFVLEKDRTAELHCLPDHTFILDENAFFNDMRLGKKDRRRLSSSRGLQKSLYFSLPGTRLSVDFFRQQVDKYGLDSVLTKGTVDRLTPVMSEGIVTSFRVFLQNGDVLEARRVVMATGPTRAQMANIPFWVSSIAESYPEERLQHTVQLMHHHHPASRSARQQEPRSQNQEQEESSSSLSSAGPHVVCEPGQRVVVVGGGLTSAHVISIALQQGASHVTWVMRKHLQLKQFDVGDVESLVGRYSHVEHGIKMDGLAYLRQFYNESSVHKRLAMIRQARKGGAVTPEAYAALQPYIQTGQLSVQAYCQVTEAKWCYESQVWRLSLCGQNGCETWTGDRIWLATGCKLDVNQDPMLSSVIKEFPIQVLDGWPCISESLQWAPGCPLYLMGQYAALQVGPHALNLAGGQAASARIAKDIIFQHSQSGYGGTGTQPTGERAHTEEYIQQMHGLMWL, from the exons ATGTTGGACGTCCTAATAATAGGTGGAGGACCCCATGCCCTGACCCTGGCCACCCTGCTGTCCTGTCCAGACCAGGCCCTGTCCCCACctccccccaacacagacatCCTCCAGGGGATCCAGCTCAGCCAGGGCAGGGCCAAGACCAGCCGCTCTAAGAACAAGAGAGGAGGAGCTACCA GACAGCAGACAGCCGAGCCCGCGGAGCAGACCACTCCAGACCCAGAGTCAGTTTCATCCTGCCCTCCGCTGGCCTTCAGAGTGGTGGACTCATACGGAGCATGGACCTCACTGTGGGAGAGCCAGTTCAGAGCACTCAACATCCCTCACCTTCGCTCACACACCCTGGTGCACACAGACCCACTCAATAAG AGGGCTTTGCAGGAGTTTGTTCTGGAGAAGGATCGGACAGCGGAGCTACACTGCCTCCCTGACCACACCTTCATTCTGGATGAGAACGCCTTCTTCAACGACATGCGCCTGGGCAAGAaggacaggaggagactgagcagcagcagaggCCTGCAGAAGAGCCTGTACTTTAGCCTGCCAGGCACCAGGCTCAGTGTGGACTTCTTCAGGCAGCAG GTGGACAAATATGGCCTGGACAGTGTCCTGACAAAGGGCACAGTGGATAGACTGACCCCTGTCATGTCAGAAGGAATTGTGACATCATTCAGGGTGTTCCTTCAGAACGGGGACGTCCTCGAGGCAAGGCGGGTAGTCATGGCGACTGGGCCGACCCGTGCCCAGATGGCCAACATTCCATTCTGGGTGTCGTCCATAGCGGAGAGCTACCCTGAGGAACGCCTGCAACACACCGTGCAGCTCATGCACCACCACCACCCCGCCTCACGGTCAGCACGGCAACAGGAACCAAGAAGCCAGAaccaggaacaggaagagagttcTTCTTCTCTCTCATCAG CAGGTCCCCATGTGGTGTGTGAGCCTGGCcagagggtggtggtggttggtggagGCCTGACCAGCGCTCATGTCATCTCCATCGCTCTGCAACAAGGAGCCAGTCATGTGACCTGGGTGATGCGCAAACACTTACAG CTGAAGCAGTTTGACGTGGGTGACGTGGAGAGCCTGGTGGGGCGGTACTCCCATGTGGAGCATGGCATCAAGATGGACGGCCTGGCCTACCTGCGCCAGTTCTACAACGAGAGCAGCGTCCATAAGAGACTGGCCATGATCAGACAGGCCAGGAAGGGAGGGGCAGTTACACCTGAGGCCTACGCAGCTCTGCAGCCCTACATCCAGACTGGACAGCTGTCTGTCCAAGCATACTGCCAG GTGACTGAAGCTAAGTGGTGCTATGAAAGCCAGGTGTGGAGACTGTCACTGTGTGGACAGAATGGCTGTGAGACTTGGACTGGGGACAGGATATGGCTGGCTACAGGATGCAAACTGGACGTCAACCAAGACCCTATGCTCTCTTCTGTCATCAAGGAATTCCCTATTCAG gtcctggatggctggccTTGTATATCTGAGAGCTTGCAGTGGGCTCCAGGCTGTCCTCTGTACCTGATGGGACAGTACGCAGCACTTCAG GTTGGTCCGCACGCGCTGAATCTGGCAGGAGGACAGGCGGCAAGCGCGCGCATCGCGAAGGACATAATATTCCAGCACAGCCAGAGTGGTTACGGAGGGACAGGGACACAACCCACCGGGGAGAGAGCACACACCGAAGAATACATTCAACAGATGCACGGGCTGATGTGGTTATGA